A portion of the Salminus brasiliensis chromosome 9, fSalBra1.hap2, whole genome shotgun sequence genome contains these proteins:
- the garem gene encoding GRB2-associated and regulator of MAPK protein 1, with amino-acid sequence MDVGSMLYNSLKDVTWSSTTLPLDRLVSAYRLPQIVKLDGGESVEGLRENDYLLIHSCRQWTTITAHSLEEGHYVIGPKIEIPVHYEGQFKLLEQDRDIKEPVQYFNSVEEVAKAFPERVYVMEEITFNVKMATGECNEDTEVYNITLSTGDELTLMGQAEILYAKTSREKSRFNTIFKRIGKLNSISKLGRGKMPCLICMNHRTNESISLPFQCRGRFSTCSPLELQMQEGEHTIRTIVEKTRLPVNVTVPSSPPRNPHDLHLIREGHRYKLVNIQTKTVVVCCALRSNKVLPVHFPLHVSTALPRLLVPEGLLHGEAWLETVVHRWFAYCQEQFDIDDYSRAVRDVRVDWLEDGKSPKKSGTGGTGSGSGGGNSSSNVGTNGCPTHVHLPSSLSSARDELTQSFHRLSVCVYGSNLHGNSEVNLQGCVSLHGDYVPPEPPDADYLFPELLDTSSGPGSLYKPDMPYEELWLDAKNRAPVHELTEGVRVNAGISNCPTVVSYPSAGSSSAILTTDINLPPPPVPPKSEAVKEECRLLNAPPIPPRSSKQMGQSSTSSSSAPVPFPPTKPRQTDTRSPSPTLSYYSSGLHNIGGESESSKEPDDQNHVCYPCNWIRPDANENTKLHPCLSPSMDAALSRLSWPNDFCGGDLHKAEDFSSVQCRSYSSYPRKRTPGTPKACSSGLFDFNRGEKSEGSAAAPKAQQSAQFCTKSTSYTLEMYRDKPIEECNTKQSQSCPILPPRTPKSSDAKKDRECPSTPVTAVDATELQVASCLVERPQEEAMGLQWQPPNSLAGLSIEEVSKSLRFIGMSEDVVALFVREKIDGNLLLQLTEEILSEDFKLSKLQVKKLMQFISGWRPKM; translated from the exons ATGGACGTGGGTTCAATGCTGTACAACAGTTTAAAAGATGTGAcctggagctccaccactctGCCCCTGGATCGGCTGGTCAGTGCCTACAGACTCCCGCAGATTGTGAAGCTGGACGGCG GGGAATCGGTGGAAGGGCTAAGAGAAAATGACTACCTCTTGATTCATTCGTGTCGGCAGTGGACCACGATTACCGCCCATAGCCTGGAGGAGGGCCATTATGTCATCGGACCGAAAATCGAGATCCCTGTCCATTATGAGG GTCAGTTCAAACTGTTGGAGCAGGACAGGGACATTAAGGAGCCTGTGCAGTACTTCAACAGCGTGGAAGAAGTGGCCAAAGCATTCCCTGAGCGAGTCTATGTCATGGAGGAAATAACGTTTAATGTTAAG ATGGCCACGGGCGAATGCAATGAGGACACCGAGGTATACAACATCACTCTGAGCACTGGAGACGAGTTAACCCTCATGGGCCAGGCTGAGATCCTCTACGCCAAAACCTCAAGGGAAAAGTCCCGCTTCAACACCATCTTCAAGCGCATCGGCAAGCTCAACTCTATCAGCAAGCTCGGCCGTGGCAAGATGCCGTGCCTCATCTGCATGAACCACCGCACCAACGAGAGCATCAGCCTGCCTTTCCAGTGCCGCGGCCGCTTCAGCACCTGCTCCCCACTGGAGCTGCAGATGCAGGAGGGCGAGCACACCATCCGCACCATCGTGGAGAAGACTCGGCTGCCCGTCAACGTTACCGTGCCTAGCAGTCCGCCACGCAACCCGCACGACCTGCACCTGATCCGCGAGGGCCATCGCTATAAACTTGTTAATATTCAGACCAAGACGGTGGTTGTGTGCTGCGCGCTGCGCTCCAACAAGGTGCTGCCCGTGCACTTTCCTTTGCATGTGTCCACGGCCCTGCCGAGGTTGCTGGTGCCTGAGGGGCTGCTGCACGGAGAAGCCTGGCTGGAAACGGTGGTTCACCGATGGTTCGCCTACTGCCAGGAGCAGTTTGACATCGACGATTATTCAAGGGCCGTCCGTGACGTGCGGGTGGACTGGCTGGAGGACGGCAAAAGCCCCAAGAAGAGCGGTACTGGCGGAACAGGGAGCGGGAGCGGAGGTGGAAACAGCAGTAGCAATGTCGGTACCAATGGCTGCCCCACTCACGTTCACTTGCCAAGCTCGCTCAGTTCGGCTCGAGATGAGCTCACCCAGTCCTTCCATCGGCTGTCCGTCTGCGTCTACGGTAGCAATCTTCATGGCAACAGCGAGGTGAACCTGCAAGGGTGCGTTAGCCTGCATGGGGACTACGTGCCTCCTGAACCGCCGGACGCTGATTATCTGTTTCCTGAGCTGCTAGACACCTCCTCAGGGCCAGGCAGCTTGTACAAACCGGATATGCCGTATGAGGAACTGTGGCTGGATGCGAAGAACCGTGCACCTGTACATGAGCTCACCgaaggggtcagagtaaatgctGGCATCTCCAACTGCCCCACTGTCGTGTCGTACCCCAGCGCAGGTTCTTCTAGTGCTATCCTCACTACAGATATCAATCTACCTCCACCCCCTGTgcctccaaagtctgaagct GTGAAGGAAGAGTGTCGCTTGTTAAATGCTCCTCCAATTCCACCACGGAGTTCAAAACAGATGGGCCAAAGCTCCACAAGCTCCTCGAGTGCCCCGGTGCCATTCCCGCCCACCAAGCCACGGCAGACAGACACTCGCTCTCCAAGTCCAACCCTGTCCTACTACTCCTCAGGCCTGCACAACAT AGGAGGAGAGAGCGAGTCGTCTAAAGAACCGGACGACCAGAACCATGTGTGTTACCCATGCAACTGGATTCGACCCGATGCCAACGAGAACACTAAACTGCATCCCTGCCTCAGTCCCTCCATGGACGCCGCCCTCTCTCGTCTGTCCTGGCCGAACGACTTCTGTGGGGGCGACTTGCACAAGGCAGAGGACTTCTCCTCAGTCCAGTGCCGCAGCTACTCCAGCTATCCAAGGAAAAGGACCCCCGGTACCCCTAAGGCTTGTTCCTCAGGCCTCTTTGACTTCAACAGAGGAGAGAAGTCTGAGGGGAGTGCTGCTGCCCCAAAAGCCCAACAGTCTGCTCAGTTTTGTACTAAATCTACTAGTTATACCCTGGAAATGTACAGAGACAAACCCATTGAGGAATGTAACACTAAGCAAAGCCAGTCCTGCCCTATATTGCCGCCAAGAACCCCTAAATCCAGCGATGCAAAGAAAGATAGGGAATGTCCGTCGACACCGGTCACCGCTGTCGACGCTACAGAACTTCAGGTGGCGAGCTGCTTGGTCGAGAGGCCACAAGAAGAAGCTATGGGGTTGCAATGGCAACCACCAAACAGCCTAGCAGGCCTTTCCATTGAAGAGGTCTCAAAGTCACTACGGTTCATTGGGATGTCTGAGGACGTGGTTGCGTTGTTTGTCAGAGAGAAGATCGACGGTAATTTGCTCCTGCAGCTAACGGAGGAGATTCTGTCTGAGGACTTTAAGTTAAGCAAACTACAAGTGAAGAAACTTATGCAGTTCATTAGCGGCTGGAGGCCCAAAATGTAA